From the genome of Poecilia reticulata strain Guanapo linkage group LG22, Guppy_female_1.0+MT, whole genome shotgun sequence:
NNNNNNNNNNNNNNNNNNNNNNNNNNNNNNNNNNNNNNNNNNNNNNNNNNNNNNNNNNNNNNNNNNNNNNNNNNNNNNNNNNNNNNNNNNNNNNNNNNNNNNNNNNNNNNNNNNNNNNNNNNNNNNNNNNNNNNNNNNNNNNNNNNNNNNNNNNNNNNNNNNNNNNNNNNNNNNNNNNNNNNNNNNNNNNNNNNNNNNNNNNNNNNNNNNNNNNNNNNNNNNNNNNNNNNNNNNNNNNNNNNNNNNNNNNNNNNNNNNNNNNNNNNNNNNNNNNNNNNNNNNNNNNNNNNNNNNNNNNNNNNNNNNNNNNNNNNNNNNNNNNNNNNNNNNNNNNNNNNNNNNNNNNNNNNNNNNNNNNNNNNNNNNNNNNNNNNNNNNNNNNNNNNNNNNNNNNNNNNNNNNNNNNNNNNNNNNNNNNNNNNNNNNNNNNNNNNNNNNNNNNNNNNNNNNNNNNNNNNNNNNNNNNNNNNNNNNNNNNNNNNNNNNNNNNNNNNNNNNNNNNNNNNNNNNNNNNNNNNNNNNNNNNNNNNNNNNNNNNNNNNNNNNNNNNNNNNNNNNNNNNNNNNNNNNNNNNNNNNNNNNNNNNNNNNNNNNNNNNNNNNNNNNNNNNNNNNNNNNNNNNNNNNNNNNNNNNNNNNNNNNNNNNNNNNNNNNNNNNNNNNNNNNNNNNNNNNNNNNNNNNNNNNNNNNNNNNNNNNNNNNNNNNNNNNNNNNNNNNNNNNNNNNNNNNNNNNNNNNNNNNNNNNNNNNNNNNNNNNNNNNNNNNNNNNNNNNNNNNNNNNNNNNNNNNNNNNNNNNNNNNNNNNNNNNNNNNNNNNNNNNNNNNNNNNNNNNNNNNNNNNNNNNNNNNNNNNNNNNNNNNNNNNNNNNNNNNNNNNNNNNNNNNNNNNNNNNNNNNNNNNNNNNNNNNNNNNNNNNNNNNNNNNNNNNNNNNNNNNNNNNNNNNNNNNNNNNNNNNNNNNNNNNNNNNNNNNNNNNNNNNNNNNNNNNNNNNNNNNNNNNNNNNNNNNNNNNNNNNNNNNNNNNNNNNNNNNNNNNNNNNNNNNNNNNNNNNNNNNNNNNNNNNNNNNNNNNNNNNNNNNNNNNNNNNNNNNNNNNNNNNNNNNNNNNNNNNNNNNNNNNNNNNNNNNNNNNNNNNNNNNNNNNNNNNNNNNNNNNNNNNNNNNNNNNNNNNNNNNNNNNNNNNNNNNNNNNNNNNNNNNNNNNNNNNNNNNNNNNNNNNNNNNNNNNNNNNNNNNNNNNNNNNNNNNNNNNNNNNNNNNNNNNNNNNNNNNNNNNNNNNNNNNNNNNNNNNNNNNNNNNNNNNNNNNNNNNNNNNNNNNNNNNNNNNNNNNNNNNNNNNNNNNNNNNNNNNNNNNNNNNNNNNNNNNNNNNNNNNNNNNNNNNNNNNNNNNNNNNNNNNNNNNNNNNNNNNNNNNNNNNNNNNNNNNNNNNNNNNNNNNNNNNNNNNNNNNNNNNNNNNNNNNNNNNNNNNNNNNNNNNNNNNNNNNNNNNNNNNNNNNNNNNNNNNNNNNNNNNNNNNNNNNNNNNNNNNNNNNNNNNNNNNNNNNNNNNNNNNNNNNNNNNNNNNNNNNNNNNNNNNNNNNNNNNNNNNNNNNNNNNNNNNNNNNNNNNNNNNNNNNNNNNNNNNNNNNNNNNNNNNNNNNNNNNNNNNNNNNNNNNNNNNNNNNNNNNNNNNNNNNNNNNNNNNNNNNNNNNNNNNNNNNNNNNNNNNNNNNNNNNNNNNNNNNNNNNNNNNNNNNNNNNNNNNNNNNNNNNNNNNNNNNNNNNNNNNNNNNNNNNNNNNNNNNNNNNNNNNNNNNNNNNNNNNNNNNNNNNNNNNNNNNNNNNNNNNNNNNNNNNNNNNNNNNNNNNNNNNNNNNNNNNNNNNNNNNNNNNNNNNNNNNNNNNNNNNNNNNNNNNNNNNNNNNNNNNNNNNNNNNNNNNNNNNaataaataaaatcattagaAAACGCTAACAGTTTATGTCTAAAACGGCGTTTTGGCGCACCTGAAAACtttttgaacaataaacaaaaactttacttttaatggCCAAAAGGAACTGGGATCAGATTCAGTCTGTTTTATACAGCCGAGGAAAAGATCGACTGGATTTTGCtctgtatttatattaaataKCTCCCTGACAGTTTGAGCTAAAACATCATTTTGAAGCCGAACAAATTTAAAGCCTGTAAATCCACACGGCCAAACGAAAATGGCGTTTCCGTTCAGTAATTCTATGAaacatgaatttttatttaatttttcctttaacaaCATACTAACAATCCATTTTAATTACAAAGATTActttacttcagtaaaatataaagacacaaaaccaaacagctAACGCCGTTAAATATATCTGGGgttttgtgaacatttatttctggGAAGAAAACACCAGAGAGACAGGATTCCCTCCGGAGCAGATTCAGTTGGACCTTTCTGAGGAGGTTTGTGCtttaaaactttgatttaaaaaaccGTTAGAAACCAGGTATAAAACGCCTAGAATGATTCTCCTTCATTCGGCTCCGATGGGATCTAAATTACACTGCAGTATTttccaaaagataaaaaaaaaaaagaacttattCTAGAAGGTTTCGAAAGTTGTTTGTCTGTTGTTGACCAAATCAATAAAAGTAGAAAGATTGAGTGGAAACGGGAGAACTAGCCGCggtgtttctgttaaaaacaagCAGGAGAATCATTAGCTTTGTTGGCGCTGCAGGTTTAATGTTCCAATCAATGCCAAGCGctgcaaataaatgcatgaaCCGCGCTGCCTCCCGGCTGGATGCCGCAGGTTCAAAGCTCGGACGCAGAGCGGGAGCCGTGAGGGTAATTAATGGATCAACAGCGACACCATGCggtcataaaagaaaacaacacagaccCACTTCACTTACCTGGAACACAGCCGTGATTCAGTTAAAAATCTTTGGGGTGAACACtctcagtaaaacaaaatcacGATTTTAACGGCGAGCAGAGAGACAACAAAAGAGCTTTAGgacaaaatacatgaaaaaaatctaaagatcTTCCTTCTTGGTTGCAGACAGTGATTCAGCTGCAACATGYtcattttgttgttttcttccaaaTCTGAATATTCACTGTGTGATTACTTAGGGAGGAAAAACTGAGACCAAAACAAATAGAAGctctgaaatataaacaaaaYTCACCCATAATTCAAATGTCTGCGTGTGTATACTGACCTGTGGAGAGACTGAAAGAGTATGGATCACGAAATTAGCCAAAGCACAAGCATAagtatgtttcttttaaaaaaggtaTAAAAAATTTCCAAAATTGCTATAAGGAAGATGAAAGATAAATGTACttagttacattttacaaattaaataaaaacagatttcttctgtatttattaattttttttatctcctttaaatgtttcagatcaacaaTTAAATTTTAGTATTCTATTAAAATAACCTGAGTACATACAAAAAGGAGTTTTACAATTATGATTGTATTTATTATGAGAAAAATCTATCCCAACCAGCCTGGCMCTGTGTGGAAAAGTAACTGCCTCCCGTTTTAACTGCTGAATGAACTTTTTCAGAAAGTTGAGCCAAACTTAAGAAACCTAAATTACTCCAAGAACTTGTTGATAATAAATCCTGGAGGTGACAAAAAAGAACAGGTCAACTTCTAAATCTACAGACCTGTTGCCTGAGTTAAGGTCGGAGGTCRTGATTTAACAATAAGATGGAGAAACTATCCATATTGGCTTCCAGGAAATCTCAATGGGAAGGTTTCCAGGCCGGAACCACTGCTGACCTAGCAGAACATAACAGCTTGTCTCAcagcaaagaaaacatcttgatgatcTCCAAGACATTTGGTAAAATATAGACTTACATGACAGAAGTGCaatatttttggaaagtttGTGTCATGTTACATCTCATCTTTTAGTAACAGCATTTCAGGACCAGAACATCATGGtcacagtcaaacatggtgttGGTGGTCTGAGGGTCTGGCCTAATCTATGCATCCTCTATCTATGCATCATGGACATGCTGCCATGATTGATGGAATCATGAACSGTGCTCTCTACCAGAAAATCCTGCAGGAGATTTGCCTTTAGTTCAGAAAGTTTTAGTCACAGTGATCCAAAGCACAGMAGCATGGCCACATCCAAATGACTCAgaaatgaaattatgtttttcagtgGCCTAGCCAAAGGTACGGACTTAAATCCAGTGTAGCATTACCGTAAAactctcatttatttttagaaatctaCTGATGTGGCTRAATTAAATTGTTTCTGCAAAAGGGAAGGAGGCCAAAGTTCCTCAGTGGTGATGATAAARACTCGTTACCATTTATCATAAACTCTTGGTGTAGGTTGTTtgctataataaataaaataataaattattaccAGCTATGATCCTGAACATTTAAGtggaacaaaaaagcaaaaatacaagaaatgtGTGAGGGGTGAACACAGCACTGTAAACTGATgtatttagtttaataaaattgAAACCTGATATTTAAAGACAAGAGAGACATAATGCCTTTTTCCTCTGAGTGACGTCAAATCTTATTGAACCTTTTTCATTTTAGGTCAGCTAGGATTGCCAAATTACTCCTAATTTGAAAAGGTGTCTAAATATTTATRggatcattttttttatttttattattgttttttaaacaattgtgACAGCCTTAGTCTACATGCCAAAAGCTGTAGGAATTTGCTCACAAACAACGTGTGTAAAAGAGACCAAATAGCAATTTAGATTGAAAATGGACGACTTTCTGTGGGGTTTGGACAAAGGattcaaaagacatttttgttaaattatgcgGAAATAAAAATCGTTTGATGAAATATGGCTTTCAAAAATGAGCCTCCATATTCTTTCTCtcataaaatactaaataaCACAAGTTATCGATGTTATCTTTGTGTACATTTCTAACTGAGCTTATCCAACAACMAGCGTTGGATAAGCTAATAAATGAAGAGAAACGTCTGTTTTGACTCAGGACTAGTTGATCCTCCTCACCGTTAGAGGGCGCTGTGGGAAGACTAGTCTAACCAGAGAGGGAgcgagagaaagaaaagaaacatcatgGTGGCATGCAGCCTGGAYGGAACGTCTCCTCCTGCCTGACCTGTGAGCGTTGGAGAGGGAGACGGAGCTCCTCATGGAGTCTGTTCAGGAACGGCTGGTTGAGTTTTCACTGGAGGCTCACGGTGAGAAGGATCTCTACTCTGAGTTTACTAGCACAGATCAGCAGACTGACAGCTCCAACTTTCACTGAAACCATTCATACAAATGCTTTAATGTTGGATTTCTGAAAGCTTTYATTATTGTGGAAGGAACGTCAATAAAAAGCAGCACTTGGAGAGCAACTTAAAGACTGTGACAAAGCTGGACTGAATTATTCCAATACTGAATAAATGTtctaaaaaatacagtttgattTGTCGAACCTTAATTTAATTGGTAAACCAACAATAAAGTAATCAATTTAAGCATCTTCTCTGGACTGCTATCAGCTCCTCCTTCAGTACATCTAGATTCTAGAAGGTTCCGTAGTCTTCCTCTGACAGCTCAGAGCGACTTCAGCTTTTACATACAGCATCACTGATCCAGCTCTCCTGGTTCATTCTTGCTTCCAAGGACTTCCTTGTCTTTCCAGAGTGTTCCTATAGGTATTTCACCTATTAATCTGTGAGAAACTGGTGGATTGTGTATTTTTCATCTCAGGCTAATTACTTGACACATTCCTCCTCTTCTCCACTTGTCAATTTCATTGTCATCATGAGTTATGCTGGTGTTGCAATGGTTGCTGGCTGCTGTCTGGTCCGTCAGTGACTAACTGCTGATCACCCACCAGATCTTTACCTGAACAAATCAGTGCCACATTTGGAGGGACCGCCTGAGCCGCTGCAGTTCTACAGAGACTGGATCGGCCCGAACAAGCCCTGCATCATCCGCAACGCCTTCAGCCATTGGCCAGCTCTKTCCAGGTGGACACCAGAATACCTCAGGTGACAAGGACCCGTCCGCAGTGAAATGaggatttttgtttgaattctCCGCATGTTGAGATGAACATCCTTCTTTWSCTCAGAAAACMCTGGAGGATCCTGTGATGAAAAGGAAWAAGTTWAATCTGCTTCTGCTGTGAGAAGTCTCAAATCTTTACTGGATCAMTGAACTCACATCTTACTGTCCACAGGGAGAAGATCGGGTCAAAGATGATCAGTGTGGCAGTGACTCCTAACGGCTATGCTGACGCCGTGGCAGGGGATCGCTTCATCATGCCTGAGGAACGACAGATGAGCTTTTCTTCTGTGCTGGACATAATAGAAGGAACGGTGAGGCAGTGTACGGCCCGCTCCAGGGTACTGGACTGCTGCTCACCTGCYTGGCTTTTGTTCTGACACTCTGCTGGACTGAATGTTTCCAGGTGCAGAAAACYGGAGTGTTCTACRTCCAGAAGCAGTGCTCCAACCTKCTGCAGGAGCTGCCTGAGCTAGTGGACGACCTGGAGCCTCAMATACCCTGGATGAGCACAGCACTCGGTCAGTTCCATCACCAACCCAAACCAGAAGGGACTCAGAGCAGTTCCACTTTCTCCAGCACACCTCACTGCTGTCTCACACCTCTCTTACATGACCTGCATCACTGTATGGATACTTCAACAACACTTCAGGCCTTTTAGTGCAATATCACAGTTCCTGTCTCAACACCCCATCATACGATTTCTCTAAATCTAAAAACGCAATGCAGTTTAAACCAAGCTAAAgatgttttgtcaaaattatAACGTCTTGAAAACCATGTGATCTATTGCATTGTTTTYTAAAGTGGGGGCCTCTGAAAGKTGGGTGgaagatgagaagaaaatgttatctggtaataaagtcataatatgtTATCTGGTAACATTTTCCACCACAGAACTAGTAGCTATCTAAAATCAGCAGCATTTATGCTgacaatgaataaaaacattctaaaagttaACATTACTTTACATATGTTGTagccagtggtgggaagtaatgAAGTACAAGTACTTYGTTACTGTACTTAcgtacattttttgtgtatctgtacttaagtagatttaataatggatactttctacttttactccactacattttacagtaagtatctgtactttctacttcactacatttctacaaaactNNNNNNNNNNNNNNNNNNNNNNNNNNNNNNNNNNNNNNNNNNNNNNNNNNNNNNNNNNNNNNNNNNNNNNNNNNNNNNNNNNNNNNNNNNNNNNNNNNNNNNNNNNNNNNNNNNNNNNNNNNNNNNNNNNNNNNNNNNNNNNNNNNNNNNNNNNNNNNNNNNNNNNNNNNNNNNNNNNNNNNNNNNNNNNNNNNNNNNNNNNNNNNNNNNNNNNNNNNNNNNNNNNNNNNNNNNNNNNNNNNNNNNNNNNNNNNNNNNNNNNNNNNNNNNNNNNNNNNNNNNNNNNNNNNNNNNNNNNNNNNNNNNNNNNNNNNNNNNNNNNNNNNNNNNNNNNNNNNNNNNNNNNNNNNNNNNNNNNNNNNNNNNNNNNNNNNNNNNNNNNNNNNNNNNNNNNNNNNNNNNNNNNNNNNNNNNNNNNNNNNNNNNNNNNNNNNNNNNNNNNNNNNNNNNNNNNNNNNNNNNNNNNNNNNNNNNNNNNNNNNNNNNNNNNNNNNNNNNNNNNNNNNNNNNNNNNNNNNNNNNNNNNNNNNNNNNNNNNNNNNNNNNNNNNNNNNNNNNNNNNNNNNNNNNNNNNNNNNNNNNNNNNNNNNNNNNNNNNNNNNNNNNNNNNNNNNNNNNNNNNNNNNNNNNNNNNNNNNNNNNNNNNNNNNNNNNNNNNNNNNNNNNNNNNNNNNNNNNNNNNNNNNNNNNNNNNNNNNNNNNNNNNNNNNNNNNNNNNNNNNNNNNNNNNNNNNNNNNNNNNNNNNNNNNNNNNNNNNNNNNNNNNNNNNNNNNNNNNNNNNN
Proteins encoded in this window:
- the jmjd7 gene encoding bifunctional peptidase and (3S)-lysyl hydroxylase JMJD7, which codes for MESVQERLVEFSLEAHDLYLNKSVPHLEGPPEPLQFYRDWIGPNKPCIIRNAFSHWPALSRWTPEYLREKIGSKMISVAVTPNGYADAVAGDRFIMPEERQMSFSSVLDIIEGTVQKTGVFYXQKQCSNLLQELPELVDDLEPXIPWMSTALGKSPDAVNFWLGEANAVTSMHKDPYENLYCKLVVVAVQLSLPHCLTVAFAALLLSIAL